The following proteins are co-located in the Phocoena phocoena chromosome 1, mPhoPho1.1, whole genome shotgun sequence genome:
- the LOC136138388 gene encoding zinc finger protein 322 — protein MYTSEERYNQRTQKRKIYHVCPQKGKKIFIHVHEITQIDDHIYQCLEREQNFCENLALIMCERTHTGEKPYRCDMCEKTFIQSSDLISHQRIHNYEKPYKCSKCEKSFWHHLALSGHQRTHAGKKFYTCDICGKNFGQSSDLLVHQRSHTGEKPYLCSECDKCFSRSTNLIRHRRTHTGEKPFKCLECEKAFSGKSDLISHQRTHTGERPYKCNKCEKSYRHRSAFIVHKRVHTGEKPYKCGACEKCFGQKSDLIVHQRVHTGEKPYKCLECMRSFTRSANLIRHQATHTHTFKCLEYEKSFNCSSDLIVHQRIHMEEKPHQWSACESGFLLGMDFVAQQKMRTQTEELHYKYGVCDKSFHQSSALLQHQTIHIGEKPYICDVGEKGLELSPPHASEASQMS, from the coding sequence ATGTACACTTCAGAAGAGAGGTATAATCAGAGaactcaaaaaaggaaaatatatcatgTATGCCCTCAGAAGggtaaaaagatttttattcatGTGCATGAGATTACTCAAATAGATGATCATATATACCAGTGCCTTGAACGTGAGCAAAACTTCTGTGAAAACTTAGCTCTTATTATGTGTGAGAGAACCCATACAGGGGAGAAACCTTATAGATGTGATATGTGTGAGAAAACCTTCATCCAAAGCTCAGATCTTATTTCACACCAGAGGATCCACAATTATGAGAAACCTTATAAATGTAGCAAATGTGAGAAGAGCTTCTGGCACCACTTAGCCCTTTCAGGACACCAGAGAACACATGCAGGTAAAAAATTCTATACATGTGACATTTGTGGCAAGAATTTTGGTCAGAGCTCTGATCTGCTTGTCCACCAGCGAAGCCATACAGGCGAGAAACCGTATCTATGTAGTGAGTGTGACAAATGCTTCAGCCGAAGTACAAACCTCATAAGACACCGAAGAACTCACACAGGTGAGAAACCATTTAAGTGTCTGGAgtgtgaaaaagcttttagtgGGAAATCAGATCTTATTAGCCACCAGAGAACTCATACTGGTGAAAGGCCCTACAAATGTAATAAGTGTGAGAAAAGTTACCGACACCGTTCAGCCTTCATTGTTCATAAAAGAGTTCATACTGGGGAGAAGCCCTATAAGTGTGGTGCCTGTGAGAAATGCTTTGGCCAGAAATCAGACCTTATAGTACACCAGAGAGTCCACACAGGTGAGAAGCCGTATAAATGCTTAGAATGTATGCGAAGTTTTACTCGGAGTGCCAACCTAATCAGGCACCAGGCAACTCACACTCACACTTTTAAATGCCTGGAATATGAGAAAAGTTTCAACTGTAGTTCAGACCTTATTGTGCATCAAAGAATTCACATGGAAGAGAAACCTCATCAGTGGTCTGCATGTGAGAGTGGCTTCCTCCTGGGCATGGACTTCGTTGCCCAACAGAAAATGAGAACTCAGACAGAGGAGCTGCATTATAAATACGGTGTCTGTGATAAAAGCTTTCACCAGAGCTCAGCACTTCTTCAACATCAGACAATCCACATCGGTGAAAAACCATATATCTGTGATGTGGGTGAAAAAGGTCTTGAGCTCAGCCCTCCCCATGCATCAGAAGCCTCACAAATGTCTTGA